The region CTGGCGTTTTTGCATTTCTTTCCATAGCTTTCATTAACACAGGCAAAGCCATTGTTAAAACACTACTTGTTTTACTAGAATCATTTCCTGTAGAACCCGCTACTCCAGATATAATTGATTTTCCTAAATCGCTATTTAATAAGTCTAAAATCCCTGCCATTGTATGTTTTTAATGATTAATATATTTTCTTCCCAAAATTAGGACACAATATAACAATAAAGTCACGCTAATTTTAAATATTTTTTTATCTTTCCCTTTCTTAATTAATTTTGAAGCAACTAAATGAAAAAAGTAGCATTACATTGGAAAATTTTAATAGGAATGGTTTTAGGAATCATTTTTGGTTTTATCATGAATTCTGTTGACGGTGGTAAAGGATTTGTAACAGATTGGATAAAACCTTTTGGAACTATTTTTATCAATCTTTTAAAATTAATTGCAGTACCCCTAATATTAGCCTCTTTAATTAAAGGAATTTCTGATTTAAAAGATATTTCTAAAATTAAAAAAATGGGACTAAGAACCATGATTATTTATATGATGACAACTCTTGTGGCCATTATCATTGGTTTAGGAATTGTAAATATTGTGAAACCAGGCGCAGGAATGTCTGCTGATACCATTGAGAAAATAAAATCAAAATACGAGAGCTCTTCTGATGTTGCAGATAAATTAACCAAGGCAACGGCACAAAATGATGCAGGTCCTTTACAAGCATTAATCGATATTTTTCCAAGTAATATTTTTACGGCCTTAGGAGATGCTAGTATGTTACAAATTATCTTTTTTGCCTTGTTTGTAGGTATTTCTTTACTTCTAATACCAGAAAAGAAAGCAAAACCACTAATGGATTTCTTTGACTCTTTAAACGAAGTCGTCATGAAAATGGTCGATTTAATTATGTTATTTGCACCTTATGCTGTTTTTGCTTTGTTAGCAAACGTTATTATTGCTTTCGATGATACAGAAATTCTTTTAAAACTCTTAGTATATGCGCTTTGCGTAGTGGGTGGTTTATTGTTAATGATTGGCTTTTATCTTACCTTGGTTCGTGTATACACAAAAAAATCTCCGCTATGGTTTTTAAAACAAATTAGTCCTGCGCAATTATTGGCTTTTTCAACAAGTTCTAGTGCAGCAACTTTGCCTGTAACCATGGAAAGAGTTGAAGAGCATTTAGGTGTTGATAAAGAAATTTCTGGTTTTGTTTTACCAGTGGGTGCTACCATAAATATGGACGGAACAAGTTTATACCAAGCTATTGCGGCTGTGTTTATTATGCAAGTAGTTTGGCCAGAAGGGTTAACATTTTCTAACCAATTAATTATTGTGGCAACGGCATTATTAGCTTCTATTGGATCTGCAGCCGTGCCAAGTGCAGGCATGGTCATGTTGGTTATTGTATTAGAATCTATCGGTTTTCCTCCTGAACTATTGCCTATTGGTTTAGCACTAATTTTTGCCGTAGACAGACCTTTAGACATGTGTAGAACTACTGTAAACGTTACTGGAGACGCCACAGTTTCTATGATTATTGCAAAATCTTTAGATAAATTACACGATCCTAAACCAAAAGAATGGGACGACAACTATGAAAAAGTAAAGTAGAATTATAACGGATTACTTTCAATAAAAAATGACTTTACAAATTTCAAATCCTTTGGTTTCTGCAGATTGGCTTTACAATCATTTAGATGCCAAAAATCTTATCATTTTAGATTGTACAATTCCGAAAGTTACGGCGGTAGCATCCGTGCAAAGTGAAGCTAAAAAGCAAATAGCAGGCGCTCTGTTTTTTGATATCAAAAATATGTTTTCTGATACAACATCAGCTTTTCCAAATACGGTTTTACCACCTAAAAACTTTGAAGAAAAGGCACGGAATTTAGGGGTTAAAAAGGATAGTTGTCTAGTAGTTTATGACGATTTAGGCATCTATTCTTCTCCAAGAGTTTGGTGGCTATTTACTTTAATGGGTTTTAAAAATATTGCTGTTTTAGATGGAGGTTTGCCTGCATGGAAATCTAAAAATTATCCTATTCAAGTTCCGAATAAACATTCTTTACCGCAAGGAGACTTTCTTGTAAAATATCGTCCTGAAAAACTAAAATTTACGAATGATGTTTTATCAGCCATAGAAAAGCATCAGTTTTTAATTGTGGATGCACGTTCAGAAGATCGTTTTTATGCAAGAGTATTAGAACCTAGAAAAGAGATTAGAAATGGTCATATACCGACCTCTGTAAGTTTACCTTTTACAGAAATTGTTGAAAACGGTTTTATGAAAGAAAAAGACCAACTTCAAGAAATTTATACAAGAATAAACCCAGCAAAGAAAGATTTTATTTTTACTTGTGGAACAGGAATTACAGCATCTATTTTGGCTTTTGGAAGCGCATTAGTTGGTATTCAAAATTCTGCAGTATATGATGGTTCTTGGACAGAATGGGGATCTACAAATAATTTACCAATAGAAAAATAAGATGGAAAACAGCACTTGGTCTAGAAAAGAATTTGAAGCTTATGTGCTGCTGTACGCAGCTCATTGTAATCATTTTGAAGATATTGAAGAGCAAAATTATATTTTATCGAAAGTAGACATAAAAACATATCACAAAATTCATACGGAAGTTGTGGCCGATTCTGATGAAAATAATTTGAACAAAATTCAGCAATATATCTCCGAAAATAAGTTTAGTCAAGCTGAAAAAGAAATACTTTTAAAAGAATTAAAAAATGTTTTTTTTGCTGATGGTTCTGTTGATGTCATCGAGAAAAAAGTATTTAGCATTCTTAAAAAAATTATTGATTAATATTTTAGTGATTGTATCAACAAAACTAGACATTGCAATAAAACCTATGCAGGCAACAAAGACTAGCTCTCTTTTTTAGTAAGAAAATCAACCAGAAAAAACCTCCTTTTTTAAAACAAAAAACCTTGCAAAAGCAAGGTTATAGACGTATTCTGAAATAATTATTCTTTTATTTCAGGTGCTTTAATACCAAGTTTTTTCATCACTAATTTAGTAATATCAAAATTTTCGTCTATGTAAGCAAACTGATTTCCTGCTTTTGTAAATATTTGAGAATATCCCTCTTCCTTTGCTATTTCAGTAACCGCTTCGTTTAATTTTTTATATAACGGTACCATTAATTCATTCCGCTTTAATTGCATCAGTTTATTTCCGTTTTCTTGAAATTTCTTCACATCTTGTTCTAACGCTGTCAATTCATCAACCAATACTTTCTTCATCAGCTCACCCATTTCTTTTTCTTTCGCCCTAAAATCTTTCACTCGCTTTTTATAATCTTCCATTTTAATAGAAAAAGTAGAATCTAATCTAGCCCCGTATTCTTGTGATCTTTCTATCACAATTTTAGCCTCAGGCATTATATTAATGATATAATCGCTGTCTATGGTCCCTACTTTACTTTGCGCCATAGCCGCACTGCTTATAAAAGCAATAAAAAGAATTGTAAATTTTAATTTCATGATTTCGTTTTAGATTGACAAAGATAGAAAAGGAATTGATTTACAGAAACCTACTTGCCTTAAAAAGCATTCATCTTATCTAAAATTGTTGTAATTATTTTTTTTTCGTTAGTTTGATACTCAAACCATATTGTTTCTGTATCTCTTTTAAACCAAGTTAACTGTCTTTTTGCAAAACGTCTGGTATTTTTTTTAATCTCAGAAATGGCAAATTCCTGCGTAAAATCGTCCTGAAAGAAAGAAAATAATTCTCTATAACCAACAGTTTGTAAAGCATTCAAGTTTTTATGAGGGTACAAATTTTCAGCTTCTTCTATTAAACCATTTTCAATCATTAGATCTACTCTTTGATTAATTCTATGATAAATAATTTCTCTATCTGCCGTTAATCCTATTTTTATAGATTTAAAATTTCTGGGGGCTTTGGGTTTATTTTTAAAAGTTGCATACGGAATTCCTGTACCCAAACAAATTTCTAAAGCTCTCATAACACGATGAGGATTATCTATCGCAATAGCATTATAGGTCTCTAAATCTAACTCTTTTAATTGTTGCTGTAAAACTTCAATGCCCTCTTCTTCTAATAATTTGGTAAGATTTTCGCGAATCTGTTTATCAACTTCAGGAAAATAATCTAACCCTTTTAAGACAGCATCTACATATAAGCCACTGCCTCCAACCATAATCTGAATTGGATTTTTTTCAAATAAAGTATCTAAAGTCGCCAGGGCATCTCTTTCAAATTGACCCACATTATAATCTTCAAAAATGCTTCTATTTTGTATAAAATGGTGTTTGGCTGCAGCTAACTCCTCTGCATTAGGAACAGCGGTTCCAATAACCATTTCTTTATAAAACTGTCTAGAATCGCATGAAATAATATCCGACTTAAAATGATTTGCTAACTGTATACTTAAGGCAGTTTTACCTATTGCTGTAGGTCCAACAATGGTTATTAAAGTATTATGTATTTCTTTCATCAGGATTTAAAGTATCGCCACAATTATAACAAAAAATCGAATTTTCTTTGTGTCTATCTGCCAAACAGTTGGGGCAAGATTGTGTATTGAAATCAAGATCACTTCCTTCATGTTTTGTCATTTCTGAACTAACTATTCCGGTTGGAATTGCTATAATACCATATCCTAAAACCATGATGATACTTGCAATAAATTGACCAAAAGGGGTATTTGGTGCAATATCTCCATAACCAACAGTAGTAAGTGTTACAACTGCCCAATAAACACTTCTTGGTATACTTGTAAAGCCATTTTCTTCACCTTCTATCATATACATTATGGTACCAAGAATTAAACACAATATAATTACAAAAAATAAAAAAACTAAAATTTTAGCTCGGCTTGCTTTTAAGGCAACTATCAATCTATTGGAAGCGCCTATATATCTTGCTACTTTTAATATTCTAAAAACTCTTAATAAACGCAAAGCTCTTAAGGCCGCCAAATTATGCGACCCAATGATGATAAATGATAAGTATTTCGGAATTGTTGATAGTAGATCTATGATTCCAAAAAAGCTAAAAATATATTTTGACGGCTTTTTTATGGTAATCACCCTTAAAACATATTCAATAGAAAAAAGAATTGTAATCACCCATTCAGAAATATTTAATTGATCGTGATATTTAGTATCAAAACTTTCTACACTTTCTAGCATGACCAGTATAATACTCGCAATAATGGCTACCAATAATATTACATCAAAAAGTTTGCCTTCTTTGGTATCTGCTTCATAAATAATTTCATGAAGTCTTTCTTTCCAAGAGGGTTTATTTGCTGAATTTTTCAATTTTAAATTAAATTTCTACTACAATACTACAAATATTATATGAATTGTTGATTTTTTTACGCCTGTTTTTCTCTTTATTCATTGGGGTTTCTAAAATAAATTCAAAAAAAACAATTTTTTTAAAACCGTATCTACTTTCTTCTCGTAAGTATTGGTGAGATTCAATTAAAAATAACTTAAAACTCACAAAATGAAAAAAAGTAAAATTTTAGTAGCAACCGTTTTCGCAGCGATTATCGGTTTAATTACAATCGCAGCAGATCATATTGATGCGCCTGCAACCAGTGGAACCAATGCGGACATTACAGACTTCTATGCCTTTCAAGGAGAAAACACACGCAACCTTGTTTTTGTAGCAAATGTTCAAGGGCTATTGAGTCCATCTGCATCAGCAACTGCCTCTTTTGATGAAAATGTGTTGGTAGAATTTAATATTGACACCAATGATGACAAAGTTGAAGACTTGGTGATTCAAGCAATTCCGAGAGACGGAAACATGTATTTTTTCGGTCCATTTGCACCATCATCAACAGGATTAAATAGTAATATTAATGAAATGGCAACAAAAAATGAAGTAGCAATTACTTCTTATGGAACCAGTGCAACAATCTCAGAAAGCAATGGAATGAAATTTTTTGCAGGGCCAAGAGATGATCCTTTCTTTATGGACTTTGCACAATATGGAGCAATTCTTGGCGGAAATGCATCTGGCTTTAACAATCCTGGGGCTGATACTTTTGCCGGCAGTAATGTACTTTCTATAGTCATTGAAGTACCTAAAAGTCAAATTGGAGGTTCAGGGACCATCAACACTTGGGTAACTACAAATACAAAACAATAATTATAATCAACTTTAAAAATAATATCATGAAAATTTATAAAATTAAATACATAGCAATTGCAATCTTTTCACTATTCATAATAAGCTGCGACAATAATGACGAGAACACGATGACCCCAGTAGCAACAGATTTTTCTGGAACGTTTTCACAAAAAGATCAAATGGGTAGACCAGCAGTAAACACTGTTTTTGTTTCAGCGGATAGCAAAGATGCTTTTAATGTTACCATTCCTTCTCAACAAGGAGCTATGTTTCAATCCATGTTCGAAACAAATTTAACCGGTTTAAGTCCTGCGTATGCAAATGCAGGAGATGCGAATGCATTAGGATTGGATGCACCTTCTTTTACCAGTTTACTAGCTACTGATGTATTAAATGTATCTTTAGACGGAACTACAACTTTCTTTGATGGCACCAACGTTTTAACAGGACGAGCTTTAGCAGATGATGTAATTACGGTGGAGTTATTGTTGATTTTTGGTGGAGAAGATTTTTCTGAAAACCCTACCCTGTCGGATGATCATGTAAGTGCAAATGATAAAGAATTCTTAACCTCTTTTCCTTATTTAGCATCTCCATGGTAAAATACTGAAGACACCCTCTTCAATTAAAAAACCGGCATGCTTTGAGGGGTGCGTGTCGGTTTTTACCTTTTAACCACTCCAATAATAAAACTACAAATTATGAAGTACATCCAACTTATTTTAATATTTGTAACTATTTCAATCACAATTAGTTGCAATAACCATAAAACCAAACAAAT is a window of Polaribacter litorisediminis DNA encoding:
- a CDS encoding dicarboxylate/amino acid:cation symporter; this translates as MKKVALHWKILIGMVLGIIFGFIMNSVDGGKGFVTDWIKPFGTIFINLLKLIAVPLILASLIKGISDLKDISKIKKMGLRTMIIYMMTTLVAIIIGLGIVNIVKPGAGMSADTIEKIKSKYESSSDVADKLTKATAQNDAGPLQALIDIFPSNIFTALGDASMLQIIFFALFVGISLLLIPEKKAKPLMDFFDSLNEVVMKMVDLIMLFAPYAVFALLANVIIAFDDTEILLKLLVYALCVVGGLLLMIGFYLTLVRVYTKKSPLWFLKQISPAQLLAFSTSSSAATLPVTMERVEEHLGVDKEISGFVLPVGATINMDGTSLYQAIAAVFIMQVVWPEGLTFSNQLIIVATALLASIGSAAVPSAGMVMLVIVLESIGFPPELLPIGLALIFAVDRPLDMCRTTVNVTGDATVSMIIAKSLDKLHDPKPKEWDDNYEKVK
- a CDS encoding ion transporter, with the protein product MKNSANKPSWKERLHEIIYEADTKEGKLFDVILLVAIIASIILVMLESVESFDTKYHDQLNISEWVITILFSIEYVLRVITIKKPSKYIFSFFGIIDLLSTIPKYLSFIIIGSHNLAALRALRLLRVFRILKVARYIGASNRLIVALKASRAKILVFLFFVIILCLILGTIMYMIEGEENGFTSIPRSVYWAVVTLTTVGYGDIAPNTPFGQFIASIIMVLGYGIIAIPTGIVSSEMTKHEGSDLDFNTQSCPNCLADRHKENSIFCYNCGDTLNPDERNT
- a CDS encoding DUF4331 family protein; translated protein: MKKSKILVATVFAAIIGLITIAADHIDAPATSGTNADITDFYAFQGENTRNLVFVANVQGLLSPSASATASFDENVLVEFNIDTNDDKVEDLVIQAIPRDGNMYFFGPFAPSSTGLNSNINEMATKNEVAITSYGTSATISESNGMKFFAGPRDDPFFMDFAQYGAILGGNASGFNNPGADTFAGSNVLSIVIEVPKSQIGGSGTINTWVTTNTKQ
- a CDS encoding sulfurtransferase, which gives rise to MTLQISNPLVSADWLYNHLDAKNLIILDCTIPKVTAVASVQSEAKKQIAGALFFDIKNMFSDTTSAFPNTVLPPKNFEEKARNLGVKKDSCLVVYDDLGIYSSPRVWWLFTLMGFKNIAVLDGGLPAWKSKNYPIQVPNKHSLPQGDFLVKYRPEKLKFTNDVLSAIEKHQFLIVDARSEDRFYARVLEPRKEIRNGHIPTSVSLPFTEIVENGFMKEKDQLQEIYTRINPAKKDFIFTCGTGITASILAFGSALVGIQNSAVYDGSWTEWGSTNNLPIEK
- the miaA gene encoding tRNA (adenosine(37)-N6)-dimethylallyltransferase MiaA codes for the protein MKEIHNTLITIVGPTAIGKTALSIQLANHFKSDIISCDSRQFYKEMVIGTAVPNAEELAAAKHHFIQNRSIFEDYNVGQFERDALATLDTLFEKNPIQIMVGGSGLYVDAVLKGLDYFPEVDKQIRENLTKLLEEEGIEVLQQQLKELDLETYNAIAIDNPHRVMRALEICLGTGIPYATFKNKPKAPRNFKSIKIGLTADREIIYHRINQRVDLMIENGLIEEAENLYPHKNLNALQTVGYRELFSFFQDDFTQEFAISEIKKNTRRFAKRQLTWFKRDTETIWFEYQTNEKKIITTILDKMNAF
- a CDS encoding DUF4331 family protein: MKIYKIKYIAIAIFSLFIISCDNNDENTMTPVATDFSGTFSQKDQMGRPAVNTVFVSADSKDAFNVTIPSQQGAMFQSMFETNLTGLSPAYANAGDANALGLDAPSFTSLLATDVLNVSLDGTTTFFDGTNVLTGRALADDVITVELLLIFGGEDFSENPTLSDDHVSANDKEFLTSFPYLASPW
- a CDS encoding OmpH family outer membrane protein, with translation MKLKFTILFIAFISSAAMAQSKVGTIDSDYIINIMPEAKIVIERSQEYGARLDSTFSIKMEDYKKRVKDFRAKEKEMGELMKKVLVDELTALEQDVKKFQENGNKLMQLKRNELMVPLYKKLNEAVTEIAKEEGYSQIFTKAGNQFAYIDENFDITKLVMKKLGIKAPEIKE